Proteins encoded in a region of the Zea mays cultivar B73 chromosome 4, Zm-B73-REFERENCE-NAM-5.0, whole genome shotgun sequence genome:
- the LOC103654275 gene encoding laccase-23 isoform X1 — translation MTLQRFYYIGQEYALLPALHMNSAAPAPIKRAGRPASALLGLLLALHVSISKAGLARVGQLDRPSLATSRSAGMHASLGMSSSSSSSSRGWSSYSPLLFATLLTLLLCSQLAIAKEQYHEFVVKEATVTRLCGTQQQRIMTVNGQFPGPTVEVAEGDALIVRVRNRGSYNVTVHWHGVRQMRTAWADGPEFVTQCPIRPGTSYTYRFTVAGQEGTLWWHAHSSWLRATVHGALIIRPRAGVPYPFNAGDTPAREITIILGEWWNMNPIDVVRTATRTGAAPNISDALTVNGQPGDLYKCSSNGKSTTTFSVTSGETNLLRFINAALNTELFVSLAGHTMTVVGADASYTKPYATPVILVAPGQTTDVLVTFDQPPSRYYLAARAYASAQGVPFDNTTTTAIFDYGTGASNSSSPAMPTLPAYNDTATATAFTTSLRGLRAADLPARVDESLFFTVGVGLFNCSSGQTCGGPNNTRFAASINNVSFVLPSTTSILQAHYAYAAGGATPAGVFTADFPANPPVRFDYTAPNVSRALWQPVPGTRVYSLKYGAAVQLVLQGTNVFAAENHPIHLHGYDFYILAEGFGNFDAAADTASFNMDDPPMRNTVGVPVNGWAVIRFVADNPGVWLMHCHLDVHITWGLAMAFLVEDGVGELQSLEAPPSDLPIC, via the exons ATGACTTTGCAGCGCTTCTACTATATAGGACAGGAGTATGCA CTGCTCCCTGCTCTCCACATGAATTCAGCAGCACCTGCACCTATAAAGAGAGCCGGCCGGCCTGCTTCAGCCTTGCTTGGCCTCTTGCTTGCATTGCATGTAAGCATTTCTAAGGCCGGCCTTGCGAGAGTTGGGCAGCTCGATCGCCCATCGCTAGCTACGAGCAGATCAGCAGGAATGCACGCATCACTCGGCATGTCAAGctcaagcagcagcagcagcaggggtTGGTCGTCGTACTCCCCCCTGCTCTTCGCCACCCTGCTTACACTACTACTCTGCTCCCAGCTCGCCATTGCCAAGGAGCAGTACCATGAGTTCGTG GTGAAGGAGGCGACTGTGACGCGGCTGTGCGGGACGCAGCAGCAGCGGATCATGACGGTGAACGGGCAGTTCCCCGGTCCGACGGTGGAGGTGGCCGAGGGCGACGCCCTCATCGTGCGCGTCCGCAACCGGGGCAGCTACAACGTGACGGTGCACTGGCACGGCGTGCGGCAGATGCGCACGGCCTGGGCCGACGGCCCGGAGTTCGTCACGCAGTGCCCCATCCGCCCCGGCACCTCCTACACCTACCGCTTCACCGTCGCCGGACAGGAAGGCACGCTCTGGTGGCACGCGCACAGCTCCTGGCTCCGCGCCACCGTCCACGGCGCGCTGATCATCCGCCCGCGCGCCGGCGTCCCGTACCCGTTCAACGCCGGCGACACGCCAGCCAGGGAGATCACCATCATACTAG GGGAATGGTGGAACATGAACCCCATCGACGTCGTGCGCACCGCCACCCGCACCGGCGCCGCGCCCAACATCTCCGACGCCTTAACCGTCAACGGCCAGCCCGGCGATCTCTACAAGTGCTCATCCAACGGTAAAA GCACCACGACGTTCTCGGTCACGTCCGGCGAGACGAACCTGCTGCGCTTCATCAACGCCGCGCTCAACACGGAGCTCTTCGTCTCCCTGGCCGGCCACACCATGACGGTGGTGGGCGCCGACGCCTCCTACACCAAGCCGTACGCCACGCCCGTCATCTTGGTCGCGCCTGGCCAGACCACCGACGTGCTCGTCACCTTCGACCAGCCCCCCAGCCGCTACTACCTCGCCGCGCGCGCCTACGCCAGCGCCCAGGGCGTCCCCTTCGACAACACCACCACCACGGCCATCTTCGACTACGGCACCGGcgccagcaacagcagcagccccGCGATGCCCACACTCCCGGCCTACAACGACACCGCGACGGCCACGGCGTTCACCACGAGCCTGCGCGGCCTCCGCGCGGCGGACCTTCCCGCGCGCGTCGAcgagagcctcttcttcaccgtcGGCGTCGGCCTCTTCAACTGCTCCAGCGGCCAGACCTGCGGCGGGCCCAACAACACGCGCTTCGCGGCCAGCATCAACAACGTCTCCTTCGTGCTCCCGTCCACCACCTCCATCCTGCAGGCGCACTACGCGTACGCCGCCGGCGGGGCGACGCCAGCAGGCGTGTTCACCGCCGACTTCCCGGCGAACCCGCCGGTGCGGTTCGACTACACGGCGCCGAACGTCAGCCGCGCGCTGTGGCAGCCCGTGCCGGGCACCCGGGTGTACAGCCTCAAGTACGGCGCCGCCGTGCAGCTGGTGCTCCAGGGCACCAACGTGTTCGCGGCCGAGAACCACCCCATCCACCTCCACGGCTACGACTTCTACATCCTCGCCGAGGGCTTCGGCAACTTCGACGCCGCCGCGGACACCGCCAGCTTCAACATGGACGACCCGCCCATGAGGAACACGGTGGGCGTGCCGGTCAACGGCTGGGCGGTCATCCGCTTCGTGGCGGATAATCCCGGGGTGTGGCTCATGCACTGCCACCTGGACGTGCACATCACCTGGGGTCTCGCCATGGCGTTCCTGGTGGAGGACGGCGTCGGGGAGCTGCAGTCACTGGAGGCGCCGCCGTCTGACCTGCCCATCTGCTAG
- the LOC100194045 gene encoding SWR1 complex subunit 6 isoform X1, whose protein sequence is MDGDEENVGPFRRTSARTRRMATRMASALASSDNRAQAALARLEALESDNGGVEVVDLNDDEYGSTDEEDPVLMQKKQSKIMKRKTRQGKALEKRAARSLMDVLQEANLESVPPHVPTYSRAAVGPPSTSSRRHYCSVCGSSATYTCVRCGTRFCSCRCQVIHNDTRCLKFVA, encoded by the exons ATGGATGGGGATGAGGAGAACGTCGGGCCGTTCCGCCGGACTAGCGCGCGCACGCGCCGCATGGCCACGCGCATGGCGTCCGCGCTCGCCAGCTCGGACAATCGCGCCCAG GCTGCATTAGCTCGCCTTGAAGCTCTTGAGAGCGATAATGGTGGGGTCGAGGTGGTAGATCTTAATGATGATGAGTACGGATCCACGGATGAAGAAGACCCTG TTCTCATGCAAAAAAAACAGTCCAAGATCATGAAACGTAAAACAAGGCAAGGGAAAGCTTTGGAGAAGAGGGCAGCAAGATCACTCATGGATGTGCTACAAGAA GCAAATTTGGAGTCCGTTCCTCCTCATGTGCCAACATATTCAAGGGCTGCTGTGGGTCCACCGAGCACTTCATCTCGACGCCACTACTGCTCAGTTTGCGGTAGCTCTGCAACCTACACATGCGTGAGGTGTGGGACGCGGTTCTGTTCATGCCGCTGTCAAGTCATACACAATGATACACGCTGCCTGAAGTTTGTGGCTTGA
- the LOC103654275 gene encoding laccase-23 isoform X2: MTLQRFYYIGQEYALLPALHMNSAAPAPIKRAGRPASALLGLLLALHVSISKAGLARVGQLDRPSLATSRSAGMHASLGMSSSSSSSSRGWSSYSPLLFATLLTLLLCSQLAIAKEQYHEFVVKEATVTRLCGTQQQRIMTVNGQFPGPTVEVAEGDALIVRVRNRGSYNVTVHWHGVRQMRTAWADGPEFVTQCPIRPGTSYTYRFTVAGQEGTLWWHAHSSWLRATVHGALIIRPRAGVPYPFNAGDTPAREITIILGEWWNMNPIDVVRTATRTGAAPNISDALTVNGQPGDLYKCSSNGTTTFSVTSGETNLLRFINAALNTELFVSLAGHTMTVVGADASYTKPYATPVILVAPGQTTDVLVTFDQPPSRYYLAARAYASAQGVPFDNTTTTAIFDYGTGASNSSSPAMPTLPAYNDTATATAFTTSLRGLRAADLPARVDESLFFTVGVGLFNCSSGQTCGGPNNTRFAASINNVSFVLPSTTSILQAHYAYAAGGATPAGVFTADFPANPPVRFDYTAPNVSRALWQPVPGTRVYSLKYGAAVQLVLQGTNVFAAENHPIHLHGYDFYILAEGFGNFDAAADTASFNMDDPPMRNTVGVPVNGWAVIRFVADNPGVWLMHCHLDVHITWGLAMAFLVEDGVGELQSLEAPPSDLPIC; encoded by the exons ATGACTTTGCAGCGCTTCTACTATATAGGACAGGAGTATGCA CTGCTCCCTGCTCTCCACATGAATTCAGCAGCACCTGCACCTATAAAGAGAGCCGGCCGGCCTGCTTCAGCCTTGCTTGGCCTCTTGCTTGCATTGCATGTAAGCATTTCTAAGGCCGGCCTTGCGAGAGTTGGGCAGCTCGATCGCCCATCGCTAGCTACGAGCAGATCAGCAGGAATGCACGCATCACTCGGCATGTCAAGctcaagcagcagcagcagcaggggtTGGTCGTCGTACTCCCCCCTGCTCTTCGCCACCCTGCTTACACTACTACTCTGCTCCCAGCTCGCCATTGCCAAGGAGCAGTACCATGAGTTCGTG GTGAAGGAGGCGACTGTGACGCGGCTGTGCGGGACGCAGCAGCAGCGGATCATGACGGTGAACGGGCAGTTCCCCGGTCCGACGGTGGAGGTGGCCGAGGGCGACGCCCTCATCGTGCGCGTCCGCAACCGGGGCAGCTACAACGTGACGGTGCACTGGCACGGCGTGCGGCAGATGCGCACGGCCTGGGCCGACGGCCCGGAGTTCGTCACGCAGTGCCCCATCCGCCCCGGCACCTCCTACACCTACCGCTTCACCGTCGCCGGACAGGAAGGCACGCTCTGGTGGCACGCGCACAGCTCCTGGCTCCGCGCCACCGTCCACGGCGCGCTGATCATCCGCCCGCGCGCCGGCGTCCCGTACCCGTTCAACGCCGGCGACACGCCAGCCAGGGAGATCACCATCATACTAG GGGAATGGTGGAACATGAACCCCATCGACGTCGTGCGCACCGCCACCCGCACCGGCGCCGCGCCCAACATCTCCGACGCCTTAACCGTCAACGGCCAGCCCGGCGATCTCTACAAGTGCTCATCCAACG GCACCACGACGTTCTCGGTCACGTCCGGCGAGACGAACCTGCTGCGCTTCATCAACGCCGCGCTCAACACGGAGCTCTTCGTCTCCCTGGCCGGCCACACCATGACGGTGGTGGGCGCCGACGCCTCCTACACCAAGCCGTACGCCACGCCCGTCATCTTGGTCGCGCCTGGCCAGACCACCGACGTGCTCGTCACCTTCGACCAGCCCCCCAGCCGCTACTACCTCGCCGCGCGCGCCTACGCCAGCGCCCAGGGCGTCCCCTTCGACAACACCACCACCACGGCCATCTTCGACTACGGCACCGGcgccagcaacagcagcagccccGCGATGCCCACACTCCCGGCCTACAACGACACCGCGACGGCCACGGCGTTCACCACGAGCCTGCGCGGCCTCCGCGCGGCGGACCTTCCCGCGCGCGTCGAcgagagcctcttcttcaccgtcGGCGTCGGCCTCTTCAACTGCTCCAGCGGCCAGACCTGCGGCGGGCCCAACAACACGCGCTTCGCGGCCAGCATCAACAACGTCTCCTTCGTGCTCCCGTCCACCACCTCCATCCTGCAGGCGCACTACGCGTACGCCGCCGGCGGGGCGACGCCAGCAGGCGTGTTCACCGCCGACTTCCCGGCGAACCCGCCGGTGCGGTTCGACTACACGGCGCCGAACGTCAGCCGCGCGCTGTGGCAGCCCGTGCCGGGCACCCGGGTGTACAGCCTCAAGTACGGCGCCGCCGTGCAGCTGGTGCTCCAGGGCACCAACGTGTTCGCGGCCGAGAACCACCCCATCCACCTCCACGGCTACGACTTCTACATCCTCGCCGAGGGCTTCGGCAACTTCGACGCCGCCGCGGACACCGCCAGCTTCAACATGGACGACCCGCCCATGAGGAACACGGTGGGCGTGCCGGTCAACGGCTGGGCGGTCATCCGCTTCGTGGCGGATAATCCCGGGGTGTGGCTCATGCACTGCCACCTGGACGTGCACATCACCTGGGGTCTCGCCATGGCGTTCCTGGTGGAGGACGGCGTCGGGGAGCTGCAGTCACTGGAGGCGCCGCCGTCTGACCTGCCCATCTGCTAG